One genomic region from Acidobacteriota bacterium encodes:
- a CDS encoding serine/threonine protein kinase → MQAGEQVGPYILVRLLGRGTFGVVWLGERRTELSTTYFALKFPHGEIELPVIRQEVALWVRASGHPNVLPIIEANIYPTTTGPRVVIVSEYADGGSLQQWLTDNNGRFGSAESAIQVTIEILSGLEYLHSQGIIHRDLKPDNILLQGGKPRLGDFGISRVLTSSHLSTGWKGTPAYMSPEAFTGKYDQRSDLWSVGIMLYQFLVGQNPFGNTEWFMIIDQIQSQPIQLSLEAIPEELHPILSRVLQRDRSYRFATAFEMKEALQLVLQTLKTEQSRPPKSGFQSGGTSSLGSSGASYPSKQVFVRAVQTNDQTQDFRSVSAASMSKTLSSPSVEPIHSALTIGDFMAPTLGSQSDKLSSHAIPKIENHNSANGLAATLASGPLIPPLPFPVANLTFSSRPKKSIPWLTITIGILVGMVILGGGIWGWTLRDRPSIQPPSPPPTASPGGSQPVPSSPSASQPAEKSTGMNNPFPKTDSRGIPAKSRSADVPKQNPVNTPQGLRPPQPAKKGRPTISETNEMENRENE, encoded by the coding sequence ATGCAAGCAGGTGAACAAGTTGGCCCATATATATTAGTCCGGTTGCTGGGACGTGGCACTTTTGGAGTGGTTTGGCTGGGTGAGCGTCGGACGGAATTGAGTACCACTTACTTTGCACTGAAGTTTCCTCACGGTGAAATCGAACTGCCTGTCATCCGTCAAGAAGTCGCTTTGTGGGTGCGTGCCAGTGGACACCCAAATGTACTTCCTATTATTGAAGCCAATATTTACCCGACGACAACGGGCCCTCGCGTGGTCATCGTTAGTGAATATGCTGATGGAGGATCGCTCCAGCAGTGGCTTACCGACAACAACGGTCGCTTTGGCTCGGCAGAATCGGCGATTCAAGTGACCATTGAAATTCTATCCGGTCTGGAATATTTGCACAGCCAGGGCATCATTCATCGGGATCTGAAACCCGATAATATTCTCCTCCAGGGAGGTAAGCCCCGGTTAGGTGATTTCGGTATCTCTCGGGTGTTGACGTCTTCGCATTTAAGCACCGGGTGGAAGGGGACGCCAGCCTATATGTCACCGGAAGCCTTCACTGGAAAATATGACCAACGCAGTGATTTATGGTCAGTCGGAATCATGCTGTATCAGTTTTTGGTGGGCCAGAATCCATTTGGCAATACCGAATGGTTTATGATTATCGATCAAATTCAGTCTCAGCCAATTCAGCTTTCCCTCGAAGCCATTCCCGAGGAATTACATCCCATCCTGTCCCGTGTGCTGCAGCGAGATCGGTCATATCGTTTTGCCACCGCTTTTGAAATGAAAGAGGCCTTACAACTGGTGCTGCAAACCCTGAAAACTGAGCAATCCAGGCCACCCAAATCAGGTTTCCAGTCAGGTGGGACTTCATCCCTGGGTTCATCAGGTGCTTCATATCCCTCAAAGCAGGTATTTGTCCGCGCGGTACAAACAAATGACCAAACTCAGGATTTCCGTTCAGTATCGGCTGCGTCCATGTCTAAAACCCTTTCGTCCCCGTCGGTTGAGCCGATTCATTCAGCCTTGACCATTGGCGATTTCATGGCGCCGACGTTGGGCTCTCAATCTGACAAGCTTTCGAGCCATGCCATTCCAAAAATTGAGAATCACAATTCCGCCAATGGTTTAGCCGCGACACTGGCTTCAGGTCCGCTGATCCCACCGTTGCCGTTCCCAGTAGCCAATCTGACATTTTCTTCCAGGCCGAAAAAATCAATTCCGTGGTTGACAATCACAATTGGAATACTCGTGGGCATGGTGATTCTCGGCGGTGGAATCTGGGGTTGGACTCTCAGGGATCGTCCCTCGATTCAACCACCCAGCCCACCACCTACGGCGAGCCCTGGGGGAAGTCAACCTGTCCCATCTTCGCCTTCAGCCAGTCAACCGGCTGAAAAATCAACCGGAATGAACAATCCCTTCCCTAAGACAGATTCAAGGGGAATTCCGGCAAAGTCGAGGAGTGCTGACGTGCCTAAACAAAATCCGGTGAATACACCTCAAGGCTTGCGTCCCCCTCAACCTGCTAAAAAGGGCCGCCCGACGATTAGCGAAACCAATGAAATGGAAAACCGGGAAAATGAATAG